A single window of Toxoplasma gondii ME49 chromosome Ib, whole genome shotgun sequence DNA harbors:
- a CDS encoding hypothetical protein (encoded by transcript TGME49_209095): MPARSSEEERTKEKGDKEDRKKERGGRRGESLANMRRQAGGWVRQSLWGGEEEANDLVKLLLESLTGVSRLPEGRTPSSESPGLREERSAKYVSQERGAETPLRLVSCLRASSLIKPPPNLTNLRAGLAQDIIFTAAAPPARLTALEVDFVDLTKEQPRLIQDRRT, translated from the exons ATGCCAGCAAGATctagcgaagaagagagaacgaaggagaaaggggataaagaggacaggaagaaagagagaggaggaagacggggagagagcCTGGCGAACatgaggagacaggcagggGGCTGGGTGAGGCAGAGCCTctggggaggagaggaggaggcaaACGACTTGGTGAAACTTTTGCTGGAGTCCCTGACCGGGGTGTCGCGTCTGC CTGAAGGACGAACACCGTCGAGTGAATCCCCTGGactgcgagaggagagaagcgcgaaatATGTCTCCCAGGagcgaggagcagagacgcctctgcgtctggtCTCATGCCTACGAGCATCTAGCCTAATAAAGCCTCCTCCCAATTTAACAA acCTGAGAGCCGGTCTCGCCCAGGATATCATCTTCACAGCCGCTGCGCCTCCTGCCAGGTTGACTGCATTAGAAGTCGACTTCGTTGATCTGACGAAGGAACAGCCAAGACTGATACAAGACAGGCGAACGtag
- a CDS encoding PUB domain-containing protein (encoded by transcript TGME49_209100) produces the protein MEASRSSEKCEVEILLLETGKELGRSPAQMQPFVDKLVKDNWLDTADSLRALSAPQWSQLQLPLRLEELLKKKLNASPAPTSSASASSGSVAFSPSVSFSPCSSSPAAPAASPASPASREEQASSSTGSETEAPKKREGNVFTEEDFAVVYAAVTDETLFPFSLTEAIEKLQIDVPRDSLAGVLRTLFTVIDGVLAQPSNPKKRRLRKANSSFHSQVGQFRAAVRVMEAAGFCEGKMRDPASGLLDDFWVMDTAYVMRLTDAHHLLAQLAEHAGVPAPPLPSSGFNPYSSSIVSASGTSLSQVAGQHGQMRKIENAQLKEKIRQREQLLETGGGEEVPLSPAVYALEELRQREKAEKASLAHESSDVDEAPAGEKPTLTAADIARIKEIMGEGLSFRSRMQQQLEQLEKRKVFKSCTVRVLLPDRAVLQLSFAPHKTLRFVREQVQQFLHPLLRSSSGGEAREECFSRWFLCETPPLRKVELHKTLYQEGLLPNCTLHLKFPDACPRFPHSFLDPEALQLHNLRYSALSPSSSSSSSSSSSSSSSSSSSSDSSPGDISGGSRSVVASAERHADRLNEQLSAQSGGEGVPQVARLSSASGPSGGSAAERMQGGEKSAVTKKSSLARSLFKRK, from the exons ATGGAGGCAAGCAGGTCCTCGGAGAAATGCGAA GTTGAAATCCTTCTCttggagacaggaaaggagcTCGGCCGGAGTCCTGCGCAAATGCAGCCCTTCGTCGACAA gcTCGTCAAGGACAACTGGCTAGACACTGCAG ACAGCCTACGCGCCCTGTCGGCTCCCCAGTGGTCGCAGTTGCAACTACCTCTACGTCTCGAAGAACTTTTAAAAAAAAAATTAAACGCATCTCCAGCGCCaacttcttctgcctctgcgtcctcggGCTCCGttgcgttctctccttctgtttcgttctcGCCATGTTCTTCATCTCCTGCCGCGCCGGCCGCTTCCCCTGCATCTCCAGCCTCGAGGGAGGAACAAG CTTCTTCGTCCACAGGCAGCGAGACGGAGGCGccgaaaaagcgagagggcAACGTAttcacagaagaagactttGCTGTCGTCTACGCAGCTGTCACAGACGAAAcgctcttccctttctcgctcACAGAGGCAATAGAAAAACTCCAAATCGAC GTGCCTCGCGATTCGCTGGCAGGGGTGCTTCGAACGTTGTTCACAGTCATCGATGGCGTTCTTGCGCAGCCCTCGAACCCAAAGAAGCGACGGCTGCGAAAAGCAAATTCTTCTTTTCACAGTCAG GTTGGTCAATTTCGAGCGGCGGTGAGAGTGATGGAGGCCGCGGGCTTCTGCGAAGGGAAGATGCGCGATCCTGCGTCTGGCCTGTTGGATGATTTCTGGGTCATGGACACAGCCTACGTGATGCG ACTGACAGACGCCCACCACCTTCTCGCACAGCTGGCTGAGCATGCAGGCGTCCCCGCTCCACCCCTCCCGTCGTCGGGCTTCAATCCGTACAGTTCGTCCATCGTCTCTGCGTCAGGCACCTCTTTGAG tcaAGTGGCGGGCCAGCATGGGCAGATGAGGAAAATCGAAAACGCTcagctgaaggagaaaatTCGGCAGCGAGAACAACTCCTCGAG acaggaggaggcgaagaagtccCGTTGTCGCCTGCGGTGTATGCACTGGAAGAACTGCGTCAgcgggagaaagcagaaaaagcttCTCTTGCTCACGAAAGCTCCGATGTGGACGAGGCTCCGGCAGGCGAGAAGCCCACTCTGACCGCAGCAGACATTGCTCGGATTAAGGAG ATCATGGGAGAAGGTCTGTCCTTCcggtcgcgcatgcagcagcagttggagcagctggagaaaagaaaagtcTTCAAAAGTTGCACGGTtcgagttcttcttcccgaCCGAGCTGTCCTCCAGCTGTCTTTCGCTCCTCATAAAACTTTGCGATTTGTGCGCGAGCAAGTTCAACAG TTTTTGCATCCACTGCTGCGGAGTTCGTCTGGAGgtgaagcgcgagaagaatgTTTCTCGCGCTGGTTTCTTTGTGAAACGCCGCCGCTGAGGAAAGTCGAGTTGCACAAGACTCTGTATCAAGAGGGGCTCTTGCCAAACTGCACTCTCCACCTCAAATTTCCAG acGCCTGTCCTCGCTTCCCACACTCCTTCCTTGACCCCGAGGCTCTCCAACTCCACAACTTGAGATATTCAgccctctcgccttcctcttcttcttcatcttcttcttcctcttcttcttcctcttcttcctcttcttcctctgatTCGTCACCCGGTGACATCAGTGGGGGTTCTCGTTCTGTGGTGGcgagtgcagagagacacgcagatCGACTGAATGAGCAACTGAGTGCGCAGAGCGGAGGCGAGGGCGTTCCGCAAGTCGCGAGactgtcttccgcgtctgGGCCTTCGGGTGGAAGTGCAGCCGAGCGGATGCagggtggagagaagagcgcggTGACGAAGAAGTCCTCTTTAGCGAGAAGCCTCTTTAAGCGAAAGTAG
- a CDS encoding proteasome maturation factor ump1 protein (encoded by transcript TGME49_209090~Signal peptide predicted by SignalP 2.0 HMM (probability 0.962) with cleavage site probability 0.702 at residue 23), protein MDYEASASAASAALAGAPAAAVAFPPHFPNALLHQGLSLASPVSSVSAVSAVSCVSAPPPAGLAPRHPLETRQSLHLRERERTEFQRAARLYGLHAPLRLKMERELCAMSQRLPGLPSSLWGLQTLMRLDEEVAAEDFLNREKPDEDELAGFGPGLGIHEKLERRMGI, encoded by the coding sequence ATGGACTACGAAGcgtcggcgtctgcggcttcgGCGGCTCTGGCGGGCGCGCCGGCGGCGGCAGTGGCCTTTCCTCCTCACTTTCCGAACGCACTTCTTCACCAGGGCCTTTCCCTGGCCTCTCcggtctcctctgtctccgccgtctcggctgtctcctgcgtctccgcgccGCCGCCGGCAGGCCTGGCGCCGCGGCACCCTCTGGAGACCCGGCAGAGTCTCCACCTccgcgagcgcgagagaacagAATTCCAGCGAGCTGCGCGGCTGTACGGCCTGCACGCTCCACTGCGTctgaagatggagagagagctcTGCGCGATGTCGCAGCGCCTGCCGGGTCTGCCCTCCTCGCTCtggggactacagacgctGATGCGCCTCGACGAGGAAGTCGCCGCCGAAGACTTCTTGAACCGGGAGAAGCCCGATGAAGACGAACTCGCAGGCTTCGGTCCCGGCCTCGGCATCCacgagaaactcgagagacgcATGGGCATCTGA